The stretch of DNA TCATTTACAAGTGACCCAGACGCAAATAGGGGAGGGTGAAACGTTACAGATCGTGAGTGGCTCACCAAATATGCAAGCCGATATTTTGGTCGTTGTGGCTAAGATTGGTGCCATGATGCCAAATGGATTAATTATTTGGCCGGGTGAACTTCGAGGCATTGCAAGTAACGGGATGATCGTTTCTGGTCGTGAACTGCACTTACCAAATGCGCCACAACGACCAGGTGCTTTGATTTTGCCGGCTGATTATCAAAAAGTTGGCGAACCATTTGACTTTAAACGTGCCCAAACTTTATTTGAGGCTTAATTAGGTTGAACACTAAAAATAGGATGATTGAAAATGAACCATTATGATGGCCCGGCATTTTACCGGAAATATCGAGATTTTATAACTAAAAAACCGACTTCGGCCGCGGCCAGTCAATCAACCAGCACGGCACCGCGTCCAGCATCAGCGGGACTGTCGGCGGCCACTAGCGCTGCTAAGCCGGTTTATTCAACTGGCGCAACAGTGCAATCAGCAGCCAGCCAGCCAACCTCAACTGAACCTTTCAATGGGGTGACACATGGTGACTTTCATCCGACACATATTCCGGCACAATTAACACGGTCGAATGTGGCAGTTGGGGTGACAGTCACACATGATGAAACAGCTTATTTGGAAGTTGAAGCCAGTTTGCATAAACCGATTGAAACGTATTTTTTGTTCGCGGATGAGGCGTCAACAAGTGAGCCAATCGTGGAATTGTCCGCAGCGCCAGTGGCTGAAACTAACTATCCGGCAACTGAAATAACGAGTGAAGCTGCGCCGACTGTGGTTTTTGAGCCAGCGACTTCAGTGACCAGTGTTGCTACAACCATGGCAACCAGCACCGCGCCGACGGAAGTATTTGAGCCGACTAGCCTTGTTTCTGCAAGCATGGCCGCATCAGACTCAGCAGTGACCAGTATGGTCAATTCAGCCGAGTCAGTGACGCCACCGACAAGTGAGACTAGCACTGAGTCGACGATTTTGTCGACTGAAGCTGAGACTACGACGATCGAGTCGGCTGAAATAACGTCGTCTGCGGATTCAGCTGCAGTTTCTGCAGCGACCCAATTGGCAGACCTAGCAGAGACTGCCGACAGCGAAAGTCCGAGTTCAGCGCCAATTTCAACAGCTGCTAAACCGAATCATGGTCTTGGATTGTCACTAGATGCCATCATGACAGAGGAGCATAATGCTCAGTCAGATTTGGCTTTATTTAAAGACCAACCAGAAGCTGAGACTGCCGAGACACCGGTCTCTGAGCAGTCAATGGGTACTGACGATGCCGGTGACGACGAAATGTATCAACCAGTCGGTGTACGGCCACGGGCTCAGCCGGCGGTAAAGCCAGCGAGCAGCGCGACTAAAGTCACATCGCAAGCGCCGATAGCGGCGTCAGCAGCAAGTGCGACTAGTGCGGATGCTGAGCCGACTTCAGCAGTTCATTCCGGCACCTCAGCCGCGCCAGTTTTAGCAGACAAAGATTTGGCGGCCTATCATTTGCCACCGCTTGATCTGTTAAAAGCGCCAGTGGTTCCCGATGAATCTGAAATGGATGATTGGATCGAAAGCAAGGCCAGTGCGCTAGATGAGTCGCTGGATGCTTTTGGTGTCGATGCAAACGTCGTTGATTGGACCGTTGGACCGACCGTGACCCAGTTCCAAGTAAAATTGGCACGTGGCGTCAAGGTCAGCAAAATCACGAATTTGAATGATGATTTGAAATTAGCGTTAGCAGCGAAAGATATTCGTATCGAAGCGCCAATTCCGGGTCGCAACACGGTCGGAATTGAAATTCCAAACAAGAAGTCGCGGCCGGTAATGTTGTCAGAAGTTCTGAATTCACAGAAATTTAAGGACAGTCGCTCACCATTAACAGTGGCATTGGGTGTCGATCTATTTGGCCAACCACAAGTGACTGATCTCCGTAAAATGCCGCACGGCTTGATTGCTGGGGCGACGGGTTCTGGTAAATCGGTCTTTATTAATAGTATCTTGGTTTCACTGCTCTATAAGGCTAATCCACAAGAAGTTAAGCTTTTGTTGATTGATCCTAAAGCAGTGGAATTAGCGCCATATGACCGGGTGCCGCATTTGTTAGCGCCGGTGATTTCAGAACCGAAGGCCGCTTCAGCCGCGCTGAAATGGGTCGTGGATGAAATGGACAATCGGTACGATAAATTGGCCGCGGGCGGTGCTCGTAATATTGAGCAATTCAATGCCATGGCTGTCGAACATCATGAAGATGGGTTGAAGATGCCGTACATTGTCATCGTCATTGACGAATTAGCCGATTTGATGATGGTCGCTTCTAGTGAAGTTCAAGATTATATTGCCCGAATCACTCAAAAAGCTCGGGCCGCGGGGATTCATTTGTTGGTTGCCACGCAACGACCAAGTGTTGATGTCGTTACTGGTTTAATCAAAAACAATATTCCGACCCGGATTGCCTTTATGGTGGCGAGTCAGATTGATTCGCGCACGATTTTGGATGCGAGTGGTGCGGAACGGCTGTTAGGTCGCGGGGATATGCTATACCTCGGAAATGGCCAAAGTACGCCGATTCGCTTACAAGGGACGTATGTGGATAGCGAAATTGATGACATTGCGCAATACGTTCGTGATCAAGCTGCCCCACATTACGAATTTCAGCCGGATAGTTTGGTGAAACATGAAGAAGCCGCCAAGAATCAGGATGATCTCATGCCGGAAGTTTTAGCTTATTTAGCGGATGAAGACACCGTTTCAACGTCAAAATTGCAACGAACTTTTTCCGTCGGCTATAACCGAGCAGCAAATATCATTGATGATTTGGAAAACCGCAACTATGTGTCACCAGCTAAGGGTTCCAAGCCACGTGATGTCTATTTCACGTCGGACGATTTAACTAAATTACAAGCTAACTCATAATTAAAAATTAACGATTCACCGCTTCATTGATGAATCCTAAACATGGGAGATTATTAAACAATGGATAAAGAGACGGTTTATTATTTTGTTGGGATTAAGGGTTCTGGGATGAGCTCATTAGCTTTGATTTTGCACGATAAGGGCTTCCAAGTCGAAGGTTCTGATATTGAACAATATACCTTTACGCAAAAAGGCTTAGCAGCGGCTGGCATCAAAATGTTGCCATTCTCAGCGGACAATATTCACGCTGGGTTAACGGTCATTGCTGGGAATTCCTTTACAGATGATCATCCTGAAATCAAGAAGGCGCGTGAGATGGGCTTACCAGTCTATCGTTACCACGAATTTTTGGGTAAATTGATGGAAGGCTACACGAGTATCGGTGTTGCCGGGACGCATGGTAAGACATCTACCACCGGATTATTGTCACATGTGTTGAGTAACATTGCGCCTACCAGCTATTTGATTGGTGATGGCACTGGTAAGGGAACTCCTGATGCCCGCTTCTTTGTTTTTGAAGCGGATGAATACCGTCGTCATTTTGTGGCTTACCATCCAGACTATGCTATCATGACGAACGTTGACTTTGACCATCCAGATTATTATAAAGATTTAGCGGATGTCAAACTCGCTTTTGAACAATTTGGGAGCCAAGTTAAGAAGGGAATTTTTGCTTGGGGTGACGATGAAAGTTTACGTCACTTAAACATTAAGACACCGATCTACTATTACGGGACCAAAGATCGCGATGATTTCCAAGCGGTAAATATTAATCGGACGACCAAGGGTTCTTCCTTTGAAGTGAAATATCATGATGAGTCACTTGGTGAATTCGAGATTCCGTTGTATGGCGAACACAACGTTTTGAACAGCACCGCGGTCATTGCGGTCGCTTACTTTGAAAAAGTTGATTTGGACGAGATTCGGCGTGAATTGTTGAACTTTAGTGGCGTTAAGCGGCGTTTCTCTGAATCTAAGGTCGGCGATATGACGATGATTGATGACTATGCGCATCATCCATCTGAAATTAAAGCGACTTTGGATGCGGCACGTCAAAAATACCCAGATAAGAAAATTTTAGCCGTTTTCCAACCACATACGTACTCACGGACTAAAGCGTTAATGAATGGCTTTGCAGCCAGTTTAAGTATGGCTGATCACGTCTTCTTGACGAATATCTTTAGCTCCGCACGTGAAAAGAGTGGTGACGTTTCGTCGAAAGATTTAGCCGCCAAATTATCCAATGGTGGTGAAATTATTACGACCGATGATATGTCCGCATTGACAGCTTATCATGACGCGGTAGTCGTCTTTATGGGCGCTGGTGACATTCAAAAATACGAAAAAATTTATACTGAGTTATTAACCAAATAGCTCGTTACGATTAAGTTGGTAAAAAAGAGTTCGGGAAAACCCCCGGACTCTTTTTAGACGATAATGGAGGAAAATATGGCGAAACTTAAATTCTATGCGGTTCGGGTCGGCCGTAAACCGGGGATTTATCGCAGTTGGGAAGACTGTCAGGCTCAGATCAATCATTATTCGGGGGCACAATATAAAAGCTTCTTGACGCGTGAAGCTGCGACGGATTATCTGAACAGCCAAGCGCCGACGAAATCTGGTCAGCTACGTGCTAAGAAGGCCATTCCTGACAAGACGCAGGTCACCAGTTCTGCGGCAGTGGTGGTTTATACCGATGGTGGTAATCGGAATACCGGTAATGTGCAGGGCGGCCAAGTCAAGCCCACCGACAAATCGGCTTGGGCTTTTCAAATGACCGCAGCCAGTAAAACGGTTACAGGGACGTCTGGTGAATGGGGCGCTACTAATAATCGCATGGAAATCATGGCGTTATTACAAGCCTTGAGTTACTTGATTGAGACCAAACAAACTGAAACGCCGATTTTAATTGTGATGGATTCTAAATACGTTTTAGACGCGATTCAAAAGGGCTGGTTAACTGGTTGGGAAAAGCGGGGCTGGCGACGAGCCGGCAATCAGCCACTAGCAAATAGTGAGCTATGGCGGTTGATGGCACAATCATTACAACAATTTTCGAAGCTTTCCTTTAAATGGGTGAAAGGTCATGCCACCACGGATGGCAACAACTTAGTTGATCATTTGTTGAATGAAACGATGGATCATATGACTAAGAATGCGCCGATTCCAGCTAAGAATGCCACCGCCAAAATTCCTGGTCGTCCTGCCACTTCGATTCAGGAAGATTTGTTTGCGACCATACCACAGACGCCAGCACCGGTTAAAGCCTCGACACCATCAGCAGCTGACCAGCCCACTCCGGCAGCTTCAAGAAAGTTAGGGCATTTAGCCAATCAGCAGGCGCAACAACAGTCCGTTGATGCCATGGCAGAAATTGCTAAACATTGGCGTGATGATTAAATGAGTCACGCCAGTGTGACGTAGCTATTATATTTATCAGGATTCAGCTGGCTTGCCGCTTCGGTTGGTCTGGACTGATGCTGGAACGCGGTGACCACGTTTGTGAACCAAATGGCGGTCTCACAAGCCGGGCTTTTCCTAAGCTGGGAAAGCACCAGCTGTCGAAACGTGTTCGATCCAACTGCTCCTTCCGCTTGCGACACCATCGCAACCACTCGGAAAAACGTCGAGTAATTGCGATGGTTAGGCAATGCTCAGGAGCAACCCGTTGGACCTCACACTCTTGAGAAATTTCACCACTGAGCATCATCCAGCCCGTCCTGCGCTAATCAGTAATCTTTAACATCAATTGATCTTTTGTTGATCCTGGGTTTATCAATGTCCTCTTGTTAAATCGCTATTTAACGTCGGAGTGGACCAGCTCGTTTGCCGTGTCGAAACACTTAGCTGGGTGATTCTTCCCAGGTTAGTGTTTGGCCGACTTTTAAGACGCGGACTTTCGGCTTGAAAGCGCCCTACAGACCGGTCTTTGGCTGCAGGTCTGCCTCACAGCAAACGAGCTGGTCCATGGAGACGATAATCGATGATAAACATGATGGTTACGATGCATCGGTTGCCGATCAGTGGATTGCCGCTGAAATGGTTTTCTAAATCTAAGAAATTCTTATCTAATTTTAACGACCAAACTGTTTTACCTTCTTTGACTAATCTGATACACTAGATGACAAGAAAGTTGAGGTGACTGATTGGCATGTCTGTGAGATTGTGGTTAGATCATTCAATTGAAAAATTAGCGTGAGGGTGGTCACTAGCAACTGTTAGTGATTTAAATCACGCTGGACACCAGTCGACACTATCAACTCGGACTTTGAAGGGTTGTATTCAATTTTAGGTGAAAGAGGGATTCTATGAATAATTTTCAACAAGATCCGCAACCACGTACTATTAATACGCAAGTTGGGTTACGGAGTTTCTTAACTAAAATGTATGGTTACATGACTTTAGCCGTGTTAGTTTCTGCGGTTTCAGTTTACTTATCAATTAAC from Lactiplantibacillus brownii encodes:
- a CDS encoding DNA translocase FtsK is translated as MNHYDGPAFYRKYRDFITKKPTSAAASQSTSTAPRPASAGLSAATSAAKPVYSTGATVQSAASQPTSTEPFNGVTHGDFHPTHIPAQLTRSNVAVGVTVTHDETAYLEVEASLHKPIETYFLFADEASTSEPIVELSAAPVAETNYPATEITSEAAPTVVFEPATSVTSVATTMATSTAPTEVFEPTSLVSASMAASDSAVTSMVNSAESVTPPTSETSTESTILSTEAETTTIESAEITSSADSAAVSAATQLADLAETADSESPSSAPISTAAKPNHGLGLSLDAIMTEEHNAQSDLALFKDQPEAETAETPVSEQSMGTDDAGDDEMYQPVGVRPRAQPAVKPASSATKVTSQAPIAASAASATSADAEPTSAVHSGTSAAPVLADKDLAAYHLPPLDLLKAPVVPDESEMDDWIESKASALDESLDAFGVDANVVDWTVGPTVTQFQVKLARGVKVSKITNLNDDLKLALAAKDIRIEAPIPGRNTVGIEIPNKKSRPVMLSEVLNSQKFKDSRSPLTVALGVDLFGQPQVTDLRKMPHGLIAGATGSGKSVFINSILVSLLYKANPQEVKLLLIDPKAVELAPYDRVPHLLAPVISEPKAASAALKWVVDEMDNRYDKLAAGGARNIEQFNAMAVEHHEDGLKMPYIVIVIDELADLMMVASSEVQDYIARITQKARAAGIHLLVATQRPSVDVVTGLIKNNIPTRIAFMVASQIDSRTILDASGAERLLGRGDMLYLGNGQSTPIRLQGTYVDSEIDDIAQYVRDQAAPHYEFQPDSLVKHEEAAKNQDDLMPEVLAYLADEDTVSTSKLQRTFSVGYNRAANIIDDLENRNYVSPAKGSKPRDVYFTSDDLTKLQANS
- a CDS encoding ribonuclease H family protein; the protein is MAKLKFYAVRVGRKPGIYRSWEDCQAQINHYSGAQYKSFLTREAATDYLNSQAPTKSGQLRAKKAIPDKTQVTSSAAVVVYTDGGNRNTGNVQGGQVKPTDKSAWAFQMTAASKTVTGTSGEWGATNNRMEIMALLQALSYLIETKQTETPILIVMDSKYVLDAIQKGWLTGWEKRGWRRAGNQPLANSELWRLMAQSLQQFSKLSFKWVKGHATTDGNNLVDHLLNETMDHMTKNAPIPAKNATAKIPGRPATSIQEDLFATIPQTPAPVKASTPSAADQPTPAASRKLGHLANQQAQQQSVDAMAEIAKHWRDD
- the murC gene encoding UDP-N-acetylmuramate--L-alanine ligase, with the translated sequence MDKETVYYFVGIKGSGMSSLALILHDKGFQVEGSDIEQYTFTQKGLAAAGIKMLPFSADNIHAGLTVIAGNSFTDDHPEIKKAREMGLPVYRYHEFLGKLMEGYTSIGVAGTHGKTSTTGLLSHVLSNIAPTSYLIGDGTGKGTPDARFFVFEADEYRRHFVAYHPDYAIMTNVDFDHPDYYKDLADVKLAFEQFGSQVKKGIFAWGDDESLRHLNIKTPIYYYGTKDRDDFQAVNINRTTKGSSFEVKYHDESLGEFEIPLYGEHNVLNSTAVIAVAYFEKVDLDEIRRELLNFSGVKRRFSESKVGDMTMIDDYAHHPSEIKATLDAARQKYPDKKILAVFQPHTYSRTKALMNGFAASLSMADHVFLTNIFSSAREKSGDVSSKDLAAKLSNGGEIITTDDMSALTAYHDAVVVFMGAGDIQKYEKIYTELLTK